One window from the genome of Motilibacter peucedani encodes:
- a CDS encoding DUF2382 domain-containing protein yields MFTQDQARSVIGSTLYGSGNEKIGKIGQIFVDDETGRPEWVTVHTGLFGTHESFVPVADGTVSDDGLTVPFGKDQIKDAPNVDPEGGHLSESEEEQLYSYYGLSRSGVRGEGYESGLAAGTTSGVTTGTTTTDSSFDSATTGTTTASGTTAYETAGDASYAGDAARAETAATTSAAGTTGTTGYDTSGPTTDDAMTRSEEHLRAGVETVQAGRARLRKWVETEQQTVTVPVTTEHARLVTEPVDASNIDQATSGPDISEEEHEVVLTTQRPVVTTETVPVERVRLETESETHEETVSGEVRKERIDLDEGTETRATGGTTAGTDDLR; encoded by the coding sequence ATGTTCACGCAGGACCAGGCACGCTCAGTGATCGGCAGCACGCTGTACGGCAGCGGCAACGAGAAGATCGGCAAGATCGGGCAGATCTTCGTCGACGACGAGACCGGACGTCCCGAGTGGGTCACCGTCCACACCGGCCTCTTCGGCACGCACGAGAGCTTCGTGCCCGTGGCCGACGGCACCGTGTCCGACGACGGCCTGACCGTGCCGTTCGGCAAGGACCAGATCAAGGACGCCCCCAACGTCGACCCCGAGGGCGGGCACCTGTCCGAGTCCGAGGAGGAGCAGCTCTACTCCTACTACGGCCTCTCGCGCAGCGGCGTCCGCGGCGAGGGCTACGAGAGCGGCCTCGCGGCCGGCACCACCTCGGGCGTGACCACGGGCACCACGACGACCGACAGCAGCTTCGACAGCGCGACGACGGGCACCACGACGGCGTCGGGCACCACCGCGTACGAGACCGCTGGTGACGCCTCCTACGCCGGCGACGCGGCGCGCGCCGAGACCGCCGCCACGACGAGCGCTGCGGGCACCACCGGCACGACCGGCTACGACACCTCCGGCCCCACCACCGACGACGCGATGACCCGCTCCGAGGAGCACCTGCGCGCCGGTGTCGAGACCGTGCAGGCAGGGCGCGCCCGCCTGCGCAAGTGGGTCGAGACCGAGCAGCAGACGGTCACCGTCCCGGTCACCACCGAGCACGCGCGCCTCGTGACCGAGCCCGTCGACGCGTCGAACATCGACCAGGCGACCTCCGGCCCGGACATCTCCGAGGAGGAGCACGAGGTCGTCCTCACCACGCAGCGCCCGGTGGTCACCACCGAGACGGTGCCGGTCGAGCGCGTACGCCTCGAGACCGAGTCCGAGACCCACGAGGAGACCGTGAGCGGCGAGGTCCGCAAGGAGCGCATCGACCTCGACGAGGGCACCGAGACCCGCGCGACCGGCGGGACCACCGCGGGCACCGACGACCTGCGCTGA
- a CDS encoding pyridoxal phosphate-dependent decarboxylase family protein, with protein MTLQATRPAAVLPARGVPRDELLRTVFERRADDAPWREGRIFSLVYHPGSPELEELLAAVSREYLAENALNPRRFPSLARMEREAADIVAGLLHGTPGAGGLTSGGTESIFLAVYVAREVARGRGIASPRIVTGRTAHPAFAKACHLLGVRQERVPVRADRRVDVEALAAAVDEDTILVVASAPNYPYGVVDDVPAVAAVARDAGILCHVDACLGGLLLPFWERIGEPVAPWDFRVEGVTSISADIHKYGYSFKGASALLWRDPAHYRAQWWVDDDVWGGGLYGSSTTAGTRPAPPIAGAWAALHGLGEEGYLRLARSVRDARDRLLAGLAGIADLAPTVAPDLSVLEIGSSELDLGAVADALEERRWWLDRQPGGLHLMLSPYHREVVDDLLAALRAAVDDVRAGRVSRGVPAAYAAVP; from the coding sequence GTGACCCTGCAGGCCACCAGGCCGGCGGCGGTGCTGCCGGCCCGGGGCGTCCCCCGCGACGAGCTGCTGCGCACGGTCTTCGAGCGGCGAGCCGACGACGCGCCCTGGCGAGAAGGGCGCATCTTCAGCCTCGTCTACCACCCCGGCTCGCCCGAGCTCGAGGAGCTGCTCGCGGCGGTCAGCCGCGAGTACCTCGCCGAGAACGCCCTGAACCCGCGCAGGTTCCCGTCGCTGGCACGCATGGAGCGCGAGGCCGCCGACATCGTCGCGGGGCTCCTCCACGGCACGCCGGGAGCCGGTGGCCTCACGAGCGGGGGCACCGAGTCCATCTTCCTCGCCGTCTACGTCGCCCGCGAGGTCGCGCGCGGCCGCGGCATCGCGTCGCCCCGCATCGTGACCGGGCGCACCGCGCACCCGGCGTTCGCGAAGGCCTGCCACCTGCTCGGGGTGCGGCAGGAGCGCGTCCCGGTGCGTGCCGACCGCCGGGTCGACGTCGAGGCCCTGGCCGCCGCCGTCGACGAGGACACGATCCTGGTCGTGGCCTCGGCGCCCAACTACCCCTACGGCGTGGTCGACGACGTGCCCGCCGTGGCGGCCGTCGCGCGGGACGCGGGCATCCTGTGCCACGTCGACGCGTGCCTCGGCGGGCTGCTGCTGCCGTTCTGGGAGCGCATCGGCGAGCCGGTGGCGCCGTGGGACTTCCGAGTCGAGGGCGTGACCAGCATCAGCGCCGACATCCACAAGTACGGCTACTCCTTCAAGGGCGCGTCGGCGCTGCTGTGGCGCGACCCGGCGCACTACCGCGCGCAGTGGTGGGTCGACGACGACGTCTGGGGCGGCGGGCTCTACGGCTCGTCCACGACGGCCGGCACCCGGCCCGCCCCGCCGATCGCCGGCGCGTGGGCGGCGCTGCACGGGCTGGGGGAGGAGGGCTACCTCCGGCTCGCCCGCTCGGTCCGCGACGCGCGCGACCGGCTGCTCGCCGGGCTGGCCGGCATCGCGGACCTCGCGCCCACGGTCGCGCCGGACCTCTCGGTGCTCGAGATCGGCAGCAGCGAGCTCGACCTCGGCGCGGTCGCCGACGCGCTCGAGGAGCGCCGCTGGTGGCTCGACCGCCAGCCCGGCGGCCTGCACCTGATGCTCTCGCCCTACCACCGCGAGGTCGTCGATGACCTGCTGGCGGCGCTGCGCGCAGCGGTCGACGACGTACGCGCCGGCCGGGTGTCGCGCGGCGTGCCCGCGGCGTACGCAGCGGTGCCCTGA
- a CDS encoding LLM class flavin-dependent oxidoreductase, with product MRVHWFLPSRGDGRHVGSATVREGSSSAAVARRPSVDYLSQVARAAEAVGFEAVLTPVGAACEDPWILCASVAQHTSRIEFLVAFRPGFVLPTLLAQQAATFQRMTGGRLRLNVVTGGDPAEQRAYGDPLDHDARYAVTDEFLDVLSQCWSGERFDHAGEHFTVERGGLLEPVEVPPRIYFGGASPAAEAVAARRADTYLTWGEPPALVRPRVERMREAAEREGRSLSFGIRLHVISRDTPEEAWREADRLLEGMSPEAVRDAQARFARMDSVGQARMASLHGGTAADLEVSPNLWAGVGLVREGAATALVGSHEQVAERLAEYEEIGFDEVILSGWPHLEEAWRVGEQVLPLLDRAAVPA from the coding sequence GTGAGGGTGCACTGGTTCCTGCCCTCGCGCGGCGACGGGCGGCACGTCGGCTCGGCCACGGTGCGCGAGGGTTCGAGCTCCGCGGCGGTCGCGCGGCGGCCCAGCGTCGACTACCTGTCGCAGGTGGCCCGTGCCGCCGAGGCCGTCGGCTTCGAGGCGGTGCTGACGCCGGTCGGTGCCGCGTGCGAGGACCCCTGGATCCTGTGCGCGAGCGTGGCGCAGCACACCTCGCGGATCGAGTTCCTCGTCGCCTTCCGACCCGGCTTCGTGCTGCCGACGCTGCTCGCCCAGCAGGCGGCGACCTTCCAGCGCATGACGGGCGGCCGCCTGCGGCTCAACGTCGTGACCGGCGGCGACCCCGCCGAGCAGCGTGCCTACGGCGACCCGCTCGACCACGACGCGCGCTACGCCGTCACCGACGAGTTCCTCGACGTCCTCTCGCAGTGCTGGTCGGGAGAGCGCTTCGACCACGCGGGCGAGCACTTCACAGTGGAACGCGGTGGTCTGCTCGAGCCGGTGGAGGTGCCGCCGCGCATCTACTTCGGCGGCGCCTCCCCCGCGGCCGAGGCGGTGGCGGCGCGACGGGCCGACACGTACCTCACGTGGGGCGAACCGCCCGCACTCGTGCGCCCGCGCGTCGAGCGGATGCGCGAGGCGGCCGAGCGCGAGGGCCGCAGCCTGTCCTTCGGCATCCGGCTCCACGTGATCTCCCGCGACACCCCCGAGGAGGCGTGGCGCGAGGCCGACCGCCTGCTCGAGGGCATGTCGCCGGAGGCGGTCCGCGACGCGCAGGCGCGATTCGCGCGGATGGACTCCGTCGGCCAGGCCCGCATGGCGAGCCTGCACGGCGGCACGGCGGCGGACCTCGAGGTCTCGCCCAACCTGTGGGCCGGGGTCGGACTGGTGCGCGAGGGGGCGGCGACCGCCCTCGTCGGCTCGCACGAGCAGGTGGCCGAGCGGCTCGCGGAGTACGAGGAGATCGGCTTCGACGAGGTCATCCTCTCCGGCTGGCCGCACCTCGAAGAGGCGTGGCGGGTGGGCGAGCAGGTGCTGCCCCTGCTCGACCGCGCGGCGGTGCCGGCGTGA
- a CDS encoding TauD/TfdA dioxygenase family protein: MSTVLPHPRPTAAGPAALDFDLLGPHIGAEVRGLDLADASDDELSAVRSALVEHKVLFFRFQSLDPDSQVALGNRLGGLTASHPVVPGLDDAHPEIYALDSADNGFADVWHTDVTFVRRPPLGSILRAVQLPPSGGDTQWADTQAAYDSLSTPVQQLVDQLTAVHDGSREFGYYLAQRQKGEGSVWDGERVRSLDPVEHPVVRVHPESGRKGLFVNPGFTSHIVGVSEAESRGILDLLYAHITKPEHIVRHRWREGDLAMWDNRSTLHYANRDYGDARRVMHRITLQGDVPVGPSPVLAS, from the coding sequence ATGTCCACCGTCCTGCCACACCCCCGCCCGACGGCCGCCGGGCCCGCGGCCCTCGACTTCGACCTGCTCGGGCCGCACATCGGCGCCGAGGTGCGCGGGCTCGACCTCGCGGACGCCAGCGACGACGAGCTGAGCGCGGTGCGGTCGGCCCTCGTCGAGCACAAGGTGCTCTTCTTCCGGTTCCAATCGCTCGACCCCGACAGCCAGGTCGCCCTCGGCAACCGGCTCGGAGGACTCACCGCCTCCCACCCGGTCGTGCCGGGGCTCGACGACGCGCACCCGGAGATCTACGCCCTCGACAGCGCCGACAACGGGTTCGCCGACGTGTGGCACACCGACGTGACGTTCGTGCGCCGCCCGCCGCTCGGCTCGATCCTGCGGGCGGTGCAGCTGCCGCCGAGCGGTGGCGACACCCAGTGGGCCGACACTCAGGCCGCCTACGACTCGCTGTCGACGCCGGTCCAGCAGCTGGTCGACCAGCTCACCGCGGTGCACGACGGCTCCCGCGAGTTCGGCTACTACCTCGCCCAGCGGCAGAAGGGCGAGGGCAGCGTGTGGGACGGCGAACGCGTGCGCTCCCTCGACCCGGTCGAGCACCCGGTCGTGCGCGTGCACCCCGAGAGCGGGCGCAAGGGGCTCTTCGTCAACCCGGGCTTCACGTCCCACATCGTGGGCGTCTCGGAGGCGGAGAGCCGCGGCATCCTCGACCTGCTGTACGCCCACATCACCAAGCCCGAGCACATCGTGCGGCACCGGTGGCGCGAGGGAGATCTCGCGATGTGGGACAACCGCAGCACCCTGCACTACGCCAACCGCGACTACGGCGACGCCCGTCGCGTGATGCACCGCATCACGCTGCAGGGCGACGTCCCCGTTGGCCCGAGCCCGGTGCTCGCGTCGTGA